Proteins encoded together in one Prinia subflava isolate CZ2003 ecotype Zambia chromosome W unlocalized genomic scaffold, Cam_Psub_1.2 scaffold_31_NEW, whole genome shotgun sequence window:
- the LOC134565012 gene encoding arrestin-C-like, with protein sequence MAEGSKVFKKTSPNSKLSLYLGKRDYVDNVDSVESVDGVCLVDPEYLKDRKVYVTLTCAFRYGRDDLDVIGLTFRKDIYVQTTQLYPPVPEQAPKTLTPLQEKLMKKLGENAYPFTFEIATNLPCSITLQPGPDDVGKACGVDFEVKGFCAENLEEKIHKRNSVRLIIRKVQFAPVQTGPAPRAETTRQFMMSDKPLHLEASLDREIYYHGDPIYVTININNTTNKVVKKIKISVDQITDVVLYSLDKYTKTVCTEEINETVAANSTFSKTYSVTPLLSANRQKRGLALDGKLKHEDTNLASTTILRPGMDKEVLGILVSYKVKINLVVSRGGILGDLTASDVGVEMPVVLMHPKPDDSKPRSEEDIVIEEFARQKLKGEKDDEDEKEEAEKEES encoded by the exons ATGGCAGAGGGATCAAA GGTTTTCAAGAAGACCAGCCCCAACAGCAAG CTTTCCCTCTACCTGGGGAAGAGAGACTATGTGGATAATGTGGATTCAGTGGAATCTGTAG ATGGTGTCTGCCTGGTCGATCCAGAGTACTTAAAGGACAGGAAAG TGTATGTGACGCTGACCTGCGCCTTCCGCTATGGCCGTGATGACCTTGACGTGATCGGCCTGACCTTCAGGAAGGACATCTATGTGCAGACCACCCAGCTGTACCCGCCTGTGCCAGAACAGGCCCCCAAAACCCTCACTCCTCTGCAGGAGAAGCTGATGAAGAAGCTTGGGGAGAATGCTTACCCCTTCACCTTTGAG atTGCCACCaacctgccctgctccatcaCCCTCCAGCCCGGGCCAGATGATGTGGGAAAG GCCTGTGGCGTGGACTTCGAGGTCAAAGGATTTTGTGCTGAAAATCTGGAGGAGAAAATTCACAAGAG gaaCTCCGTGCGCCTCATCATCCGCAAGGTCCAGTTCGCCCCGGTGCAGACGGGGCCGGCCCCGAGAGCCGAGACCACCCGGCAGTTCATGATGTCAGACAAGCCTCTGCACCTCGAAGCTTCCCTGGATAGGGAG ATCTACTACCACGGAGACCCCATCTATGTGACCATCAACATCAACAACACCACCAACAAGgttgtgaaaaaaattaagatctCAG TGGATCAGATCACAGACGTGGTCCTGTATTCCCTGGATAAATACACGAAGACTGTGTGCACCGAGGAGATAAA TGAGACTGTGGCCGCCAATTCCACCTTCTCCAAAACATACTCAGTGACCCCCCTGCTCTCGGCTAACCGCCAGAAGCGAGGCCTCGCTCTTGATGGCAAACTCAAGCATGAGGACACCAACCTGGCCTCCACCACCAT CCTGAGGCCTGGCATGGACAAGGAGGTGCTGGGCATCCTGGTGTCCTACAAAGTGAAGATCAACCTGGTGGTGTCCCGAGGAGG catcCTGGGGGATCTCACTGCCAG tgATGTTGGGGTGGAGATGCCTGTCGTCCTCATGCACCCAAAGCCTGATGACT CTAAGCCAAG GAG CGAGGAGGACATTGTCATCGAGGAATTTGCTCGCCAGAAGCTCAAGGGAGAGAAGGATGATGAAGATGAGAAGGAGGAAGCTGAGAAAGAGGAGAGCTAA